One Miscanthus floridulus cultivar M001 chromosome 11, ASM1932011v1, whole genome shotgun sequence DNA window includes the following coding sequences:
- the LOC136494305 gene encoding F-box/kelch-repeat protein At3g61590-like, with protein MSEGSKRRRRRPSSPVLAAPLPDNDDILREILLRLPPLPSSLPRASLVSKRWRRILSDPQFLRRFRAFHHRRAPLLGFYIGDFGIPYFTPTLDPPDRIPSARLSLALPRDERRSLSFLGCRHGLVLILNRARLEITVWDPVAGDQRCVTLPPGFNSQDPRLAVRGGALLCDDHAGGRAPLESFKVVVLRTDDVLLDADPHAFAFLYESNAGVWSNIISTSIRAPLWLLKPSILVGNSLYWLLLGYGNSGILKFDLDRNNLTAFDTPPVAQAQVSSQSQILRMEDSRLGFAIVTGFSIQVWEKRPNSEGGAKWMLHKTINLDKLLSLGPMGDRSRIVIHGYDEDGIAIFVSADLQVFMIKLKSLQFKSLFKCGIIDTYHPFTSFYTTGRGIGSGDTGADILNNT; from the exons ATGAGCGAGGGTtccaagcgccgccgccgccgcccctcctcGCCGGTGCTGGCAGCGCCCTTGCCGGACAACGACGACATCCTCCGCGAGATCCTCCTTCGCCTCCCGCCACTGCCGTCCTCGCTCCCCCGCGCCTCCCTCGTCAGCAAGCGCTGGCGCCGCATTCTCTCCGACCCACAATTCCTCCGCCGCTTCCGCGCATTTCACCACCGGCGAGCCCCGCTGCTCGGCTTCTACATCGGCGACTTCGGGATCCCCTACTTCACCCCCACGCTAGACCCGCCCGACCGCATCCCCTCCGCGCGCCTCTCCCTGGCACTGCCCCGCGACGAGAGACGGAGTTTGAGTTTCCTCGGCTGCCGCCACGGTCTCGTCCTCATCCTCAACCGGGCGCGCCTGGAGATTACCGTGTGGGACCCTGTCGCCGGAGACCAGCGGTGCGTGACCCTTCCGCCGGGGTTCAACAGTCAAGACCCACGCTTGGCTGTCCGCGGCGGCGCGCTGCTCTGCGACGACCACGCCGGCGGCCGGGCGCCACTCGAATCCTTCAAGGTGGTGGTCTTACGGACTGATGATGTGCTGCTTGATGCTGACCCTCATGCGTTTGCTTTCCTCTACGAGTCCAATGCTGGTGTGTGGAGCAACATCATCTCAACATCCATCAGGGCTCCGCTTTGGTTGCTCAAGCCTAGCATCCTAGTTGGGAATTCACTCTACTGGTTGCTTCTTGGTTATGGGAATAGCGGCATCCTTAAGTTTGATTTGGATAGAAATAATCTAACTGCCTTTGATACCCCACCAGTTGCACAAGCACAAGTTAGCAGTCAGTCTCAGATCTTGCGGATGGAAGATAGCAGGCTCGGCTTTGCCATTGTGACAGGGTTCAGCATTCAGGTATGGGAGAAGAGGCCCAATTCTGAGGGTGGTGCCAAATGGATGCTTCATAAAACCATCAATCTGGACAAGCTGCTTTCACTGGGACCAATGGGGGATAGATCCAGGATAGTGATACACGGGTATGATGAGGATGGTATTGCAATTTTTGTATCAGCTGATCTGCAAGTCTTCATGATCAAACTCAAGTCACTGCAATTCAAGAGTCTTTTTAAATGTGGTATCATCGACACATATCATCCCTTCACAAGTTTCTATACTACAG GCAGGGGCATTGGCAGTGGAGACACTGGAGCTGATATTTTGAACAACACATGA
- the LOC136494307 gene encoding uncharacterized protein — translation MTRAGRVVQVQFVLTAMLIYLAMAIDLPPWAIKAIDKIRRGFVWRGRKEAKGGHCLIAWPKVCRAKELGGLGISDLKSLCIALRVRWPWLKKSEPNKPWASLPLQVSKDAECLLSLAIITEIGDGANTLFWKDKWLAGKSIQDLAPNLYVLVPKGRARKHTVKTALDETKWTEDIQGEIPVQALMEYLELWDMLEDISVQEGIPDRHIWRLSASADRLARRGLPHPDHCLLCDQEEENIQHLLIGCVFARQFWYDILHSIGLAALAPQSDVSSFDDWWDKAVLTVSEDARKGLNSLIILGAWTIWKHRNDCVFNGATPRLSTALNLAREEALLWSLAGARGLSPIHSS, via the exons ATGACACGGGCTGGTAGGGTAGTGCAAGTGCAATTTGTCTTGACAGCCATGCTGATCTATCTAGCCATGGCTATAGATCTACCTCCCTGGGCAATTAAGGCCATTGATAAAATCAGAAGAGGGTTCGTGTGGAGAGGacgcaaggaagcaaaaggtggACATTGTCTCATCGCGTGGCCCAAGGTTTGTCGAGCAAAGGAGCTAGGTGGGCTTGGGATTTCTGATCTGAAATCTCTATGTATTGCACTAAGAGTAAGATGGCCATGGCTCAAAAAGTCTGAACCTAATAAACCCTGGGCAAGTTTGCCACTGCAAGTCAGCAAGGATGCTGAATGCCTCCTCTCCCTGGCCATTATTACTGAAATTGGTGATGGTGCCAATACCCTTTTTTGGAAGGATAAATGGTTGGCTGGTAAGAGCATTCAGGATCTTGCACCCAATCTGTATGTTCTAGTACCAAAAGGAAGGGCACGCAAACACACTGTGAAGACTGCTCTTGATGAGACGAAATGGACAGAAGATATCCAAGGGGAAATACCTGTGCAAGCTTTAATGGAATATCTTGAGCTATGGGATATGCTAGAGGATATAAGTGTACAGGAGGGGATCCCTGATAGGCATATTTGGAGGCTGTCCGCCTCAG CTGACAGGTTGGCTCGAAGAGGTCTTCCTCATCCGGACCATTGTCTGCtatgtgatcaagaagaagagaaCATCCAGCACCTTCTCATTGGGTGTGTGTTTGCAAGACAATTCTGGTATGACATCCTACATAGCATCGGACTGGCAGCACTAGCCCCGCAGTCAGATGTTTCCTCCTTTGATGATTGGTGGGACAAGGCGGTCTTGACAGTAAGCGAAGATGCGCGAAAGGGACTGAATTCCCTCATTATCCTAGGAGCCTGGACCATCTGGAAACATCGAAACGATTGTGTCTTCAACGGAGCTACCCCTAGATTATCTACAGCTTTGAACCTTGCTAGGGAGGAAGCCCTCCTTTGGTCTTTGGCTGGTGCTAGGGGACTGTCCCCGATACACAGCTCTTGA
- the LOC136494308 gene encoding probable calcium-binding protein CML22, with translation MGMVASICMEPIKRRRVEKDLDDKVADALRERTRSRQRTFRSVNSITMRLPRFKEGLRDIKDIFDQYDEDSDGTIDNEQLQSFLSKLQVQMSEKEMDNLHHYCDINSRNGIQFQEFVVLLCLMYLLFGPDVTRRVSEFESAKLNYVFDELIDAFIFFDKDGDGKMKRKDVTHRMNEASHQERTPSHITAQLFKEMDLNRNGMVDLKEFLYSMIRWAGHETEDDGSNEASP, from the exons ATGGGTATGGTCGCTTCCATATGTATGGAGCCGATCAAGCGCCGGCGAGTGGAGAAAGACCTCGACGACAAGGTGGCAGACGCGCTCCGGGAGAGGACGAGGTCCCGGCAGAGGACCTTCAGGTCAGTGAACAGCATAACGATGCGTCTGCCCAGGTTCAAGGAGGGGCTCCGGGACATCAAGGACATCTTCGACCAGTACG ACGAGGATTCAGATGGCACAATCGACAACGAACAGCTGCAGAGCTTCCTGAGCAAGCTCCAGGTACAGATGTCCGAGAAGGAGATGGACAACCTGCACCACTACTGCGACATCAACAGCAGGAACGGGATCCAGTTCCAGGAGTTCGTCGTGCTCCTCTGCCTCATGTACCTGCTGTTCGGACCAGACGTTACACGCCGG GTTTCAGAGTTTGAGTCAGCGAAGCTCAACTATGTCTTCGACGAGCTCATCGACGCGTTCATCTTCTTCGACAAGGATGGGGATGGCAAGATGAAGAGGAAAGACGTCACCCACAGGATGAACGAGGCGTCTCACCAGGAGAGGACCCCCAGCCACATAACAGCACAGCTATTCA AGGAGATGGATCTGAACAGGAATGGGATGGTGGACCTCAAGGAGTTCCTCTATTCCATGATCAGATGGGCTGGTCACGAAACCGAAGACGATGGCAGCAATGAGGCCTCCCCCTAA
- the LOC136492951 gene encoding ribosome-inactivating protein-like, with translation MAGPTPEFTDSFIVPKDNYGDFIRIVRQNVIKHCDDRRPNIVEPVLPPEQTVPRLWFHVVLRNPTSSLTLAVRVDNLYLVGFKTTAGVWWEFNNEHGTQLIGGSRWLGFGGRYQDLVGQKGLETVTLGRAQMAAAVDVLAKHGATTTASEEQMLGGAQGDPYAVPKAMLAKLVIMVCEGVRFHTVYGTVDKEFNNMAAKITELDGKQVNKWDRISKAVLTWTVDPKAKFPDLEKIGVKDRNDAARIVALVKG, from the coding sequence ATGGCGGGACCAACACCAGAATTCACGGATTCCTTCATCGTGCCGAAAGACAACTACGGCGACTTCATCCGCATAGTACGGCAAAACGTGATCAAACACTGCGACGACCGGCGTCCCAACATCGTCGAGCCTGTGCTGCCGCCGGAGCAGACGGTCCCCAGGCTGTGGTTCCACGTCGTCCTCCGCAACCCGACCAGCTCCCTCACGCTCGCCGTGCGCGTCGACAACCTGTACCTCGTCGGCTTCAAGACCACGGCTGGGGTGTGGTGGGAGTTCAACAACGAGCACGGCACCCAGCTCATCGGCGGCTCCAGGTGGCTCGGCTTCGGCGGCCGGTACCAGGACCTCGTTGGCCAGAAGGGGCTGGAGACCGTCACGCTGGGCCGCGCCcagatggccgccgccgtcgatgTCCTGGCGAAACATGGCGCCACCACCACGGCATCGGAGGAGCAGATGCTGGGCGGCGCTCAGGGCGACCCGTACGCCGTGCCCAAGGCCATGCTCGCGAAGCTGGTGATCATGGTGTGCGAGGGGGTGCGGTTCCACACGGTGTACGGCACGGTGGACAAGGAGTTCAACAACATGGCGGCCAAGATAACCGAGCTGGATGGAAAGCAGGTGAATAAATGGGATAGGATCTCCAAGGCGGTGCTCACATGGACCGTCGACCCCAAGGCCAAGTTCCCCGATCTCGAGAAGATTGGCGTCAAGGACAGAAATGACGCAGCCAGGATCGTGGCGCTCGTCAAAGGATGA